One genomic window of Deinococcus betulae includes the following:
- a CDS encoding ABC transporter ATP-binding protein, whose protein sequence is MDSFRSLWPYMRLHTRQYIIGLVAVVIATSVNLLPFYLIRLTIDGLTGQVDADPTTPGLTLGTAAIYALGIVVAATTAGFFMLVMRRQIVVASRQSEYEIRRDLFAHLQTLDKPYYDRARTGDLMNRLTGDLSAVREMLGFGAWQIVNIVSGFLSAFTVMFSLSWQLTLIVVAIVPVIVGVLTYLARQINERHRLAQEQNSLISARAQENFSGARVVKGYAIEDREIQDYRAMNLELLRRNIALTKVDGPLRSFMSLLLGLAFGLILLMGGRLILEPGSTFTVGMFVQFVGTLERLTFPMLMIGWITGIIQRGMASWLRLREMFDAQPLVRDQSGRTDGRIRDLHGDVTFQNVTLRYGQTTVLDDVNLQIPAGTFLGITGPTGSGKTVLGQLLTRAMDPTSGQVKIDGHELRVIPLATLRDAISVVPQEPFLFSDTIANNIGFGIEARDLPDVPTGVSVVGAPPPEDIPQTPDPARVREAARLAGLLDDVQDFPQGFDTMLGERGVTLSGGQRQRTAIARAIVREPRILILDDSLSAVDTETERRILDGLREVSQGRTVILVAHRVSTLRHADQIVVLNEGRVVEQGSHDELLERNGHYAQLERLQRLASDLDNEDEAVADPETAATALEKNSLQQKVTR, encoded by the coding sequence TTGGACAGTTTCCGCTCGCTGTGGCCGTACATGCGCCTGCATACGCGCCAGTACATCATCGGGCTGGTGGCCGTGGTGATTGCCACGTCCGTCAACCTGCTGCCCTTTTACCTGATTCGCCTCACGATTGACGGCCTGACAGGCCAGGTGGACGCGGACCCCACCACGCCCGGCCTCACGCTAGGAACGGCGGCGATCTACGCCCTGGGAATCGTTGTGGCCGCCACGACCGCCGGCTTTTTTATGCTGGTGATGCGCCGCCAGATTGTGGTGGCGTCACGCCAGAGCGAATACGAGATTCGGCGCGACCTGTTCGCCCACCTGCAAACGCTGGACAAACCGTATTACGACCGCGCCCGCACGGGTGACCTGATGAACCGCCTGACTGGCGACCTCAGCGCCGTGCGCGAAATGCTGGGTTTTGGCGCTTGGCAGATCGTGAACATCGTATCCGGCTTTCTGTCGGCTTTCACCGTGATGTTCAGCCTGAGCTGGCAGCTGACTCTGATCGTGGTGGCAATTGTGCCAGTCATTGTCGGGGTCTTGACCTACCTGGCGCGGCAGATCAACGAGCGTCACCGGCTGGCGCAGGAACAGAACTCTCTGATTTCGGCCCGCGCCCAGGAAAACTTCAGCGGCGCGCGCGTGGTCAAGGGCTACGCCATTGAGGACCGCGAGATTCAGGACTACCGCGCCATGAACCTCGAACTGCTGCGGCGCAACATCGCCCTGACGAAAGTGGACGGGCCGCTGCGCTCCTTCATGAGCCTGTTGCTGGGCCTAGCTTTCGGCCTGATTCTGCTGATGGGGGGCCGCCTGATTTTAGAACCGGGCAGCACCTTTACGGTGGGGATGTTCGTGCAGTTTGTGGGGACGCTGGAACGCCTGACCTTTCCCATGCTGATGATCGGCTGGATTACCGGCATCATTCAGCGCGGCATGGCCTCGTGGCTGCGCCTGAGAGAGATGTTCGACGCCCAGCCGCTGGTCCGGGACCAGAGTGGGCGCACCGACGGACGCATCCGCGACCTCCACGGCGACGTGACCTTCCAGAACGTGACCCTGCGCTACGGGCAGACCACGGTGCTGGACGACGTGAACCTGCAGATTCCAGCCGGTACTTTCCTGGGCATCACTGGTCCTACCGGCAGCGGCAAGACTGTGCTGGGGCAGCTGCTGACCCGCGCGATGGACCCCACAAGTGGGCAAGTGAAGATTGACGGCCACGAGCTGCGGGTGATTCCGCTGGCCACGCTGCGCGACGCCATCAGCGTGGTGCCGCAGGAACCCTTCTTGTTTAGCGACACGATTGCCAACAACATCGGGTTTGGCATTGAGGCGCGTGACCTGCCGGACGTGCCCACGGGGGTCAGCGTGGTGGGCGCACCGCCGCCCGAGGACATTCCCCAGACCCCCGATCCTGCCCGCGTACGTGAGGCCGCTCGCCTGGCCGGCCTGCTGGACGACGTACAGGACTTTCCGCAGGGCTTTGACACCATGCTGGGTGAACGCGGCGTCACCCTGTCGGGTGGGCAGCGCCAGCGCACGGCCATCGCCCGCGCGATTGTCAGGGAGCCGCGCATTCTGATTCTGGACGACTCGCTGAGCGCCGTGGACACCGAGACCGAGCGGCGCATTCTGGATGGCCTGCGCGAGGTGAGCCAGGGCCGCACCGTGATTCTGGTGGCCCACCGCGTCAGCACCCTGCGCCACGCTGACCAGATCGTGGTGCTGAATGAGGGCCGCGTGGTCGAGCAGGGCAGCCACGACGAGCTGCTAGAGAGAAACGGCCATTACGCCCAGCTGGAGCGGCTACAGCGCCTGGCCAGTGACCTGGACAACGAAGACGAGGCGGTGGCTGACCCCGAGACGGCTGCCACTGCCCTGGAAAAAAATAGCCTGCAACAGAAGGTGACCCGATGA
- a CDS encoding ABC transporter ATP-binding protein: MTRPDATDAYQKGFDAQLTRRILHYVRPYLGLVIGGVVLALLISLASPLFALIQRHAIDAYLSPVAQGRGNREALLSGLTLTAFGYMGLKVLEFALQYGFILAIGYLGQNVLRDIRADVFSKLQRLHLAYFDQNPVGRLITRVTSDVDAINQFITGGLVSLIQSSFIIVVYVIVMLSVNWRLALISFTVLPVLFVTTNYFRAKLRDAFRETRTQQAIVNSKLNENITGMLTTQLFGRQKRSALDFNLSNRALLTANVNSVGWFSLFMPVVAVLGQVAVALILYFAARQILGVDASGAVAGAITVGTLFAFVQLSQQLFQPIQDLADVFNNLQAAMASSERIFGVLDTEEAIVDKPDAKTLPNFEGRVDFEGVWFAYDQSVTAQAADTDDRWILRGIDLSIAPGESVALVGATGAGKTSVTALVSRFYDVQRGAVKVDGVNVRDLAQYDLRRHVGVVLQDVFLFAGTIESNLTLNNLEIPHERVVEACKYVGVHDYILGLEHGYQTEVRERGATLSTGQKQLLAFARALIQNPDILLVLDEATANVDTETELRIQAALEKVMRGRTSIIIAHRLSTIEHCDRIVVMRKGRIVEQGSHRQLLDKGGYYARLHRLQYAQGDAAD, from the coding sequence ATGACCCGCCCCGACGCGACCGACGCCTACCAGAAGGGCTTTGACGCCCAGCTGACCCGGCGCATCCTGCATTATGTGCGGCCCTACCTGGGGCTGGTGATCGGCGGGGTGGTGCTGGCCCTGCTGATCTCGCTGGCCTCGCCGCTGTTCGCGCTCATTCAGCGCCACGCGATTGACGCCTACCTCTCGCCTGTGGCGCAGGGGCGGGGCAACCGCGAGGCGCTGCTCAGCGGCCTCACCCTGACGGCGTTTGGCTACATGGGCCTGAAGGTGCTGGAATTCGCGCTGCAATACGGCTTCATTCTGGCGATTGGCTATCTGGGCCAGAACGTGCTGCGCGACATCCGCGCCGACGTGTTCAGCAAGCTGCAGCGCCTGCACCTGGCGTACTTTGACCAGAACCCGGTGGGACGGCTCATTACCCGCGTGACCAGCGACGTGGACGCCATCAACCAGTTCATTACCGGCGGCTTGGTCAGCCTGATTCAGAGCAGCTTTATCATCGTGGTGTACGTCATCGTGATGCTCAGCGTGAACTGGCGCCTGGCGCTGATTTCCTTCACGGTGCTGCCGGTGCTGTTTGTCACCACCAATTACTTCCGGGCCAAGCTGCGCGACGCCTTCCGCGAAACGCGCACCCAGCAGGCCATCGTGAACAGCAAGCTGAACGAGAACATCACGGGCATGCTGACCACCCAGCTGTTTGGCCGCCAGAAGCGCAGCGCCCTGGATTTCAACCTGAGCAACCGCGCCCTGTTGACCGCCAACGTGAACTCGGTGGGCTGGTTCTCGCTGTTCATGCCGGTGGTGGCGGTGCTGGGGCAGGTGGCCGTGGCACTGATTCTGTACTTCGCCGCCCGTCAGATTCTGGGCGTGGATGCCAGCGGCGCTGTGGCCGGGGCGATCACGGTGGGAACTCTATTTGCCTTCGTGCAGCTGTCGCAGCAGCTGTTCCAGCCGATTCAGGACCTGGCCGACGTGTTCAACAACCTTCAGGCGGCGATGGCGTCCAGCGAGCGCATCTTTGGCGTGTTGGACACCGAGGAAGCCATTGTGGACAAGCCGGACGCGAAAACGCTCCCCAACTTTGAAGGCCGGGTGGATTTTGAAGGCGTGTGGTTTGCCTACGACCAGAGCGTGACGGCCCAGGCCGCCGACACCGACGACCGCTGGATTCTGCGCGGCATTGACCTGAGCATTGCCCCTGGCGAGAGCGTGGCCCTGGTGGGCGCCACTGGCGCAGGGAAGACCAGCGTGACCGCCCTGGTCAGCCGCTTTTACGACGTGCAGCGCGGCGCTGTGAAGGTGGACGGCGTGAACGTGCGCGACTTGGCCCAGTACGACCTGCGCCGCCATGTGGGCGTGGTGCTGCAAGACGTGTTCCTGTTTGCGGGAACCATCGAGAGCAACCTGACCCTGAACAACCTCGAGATTCCCCATGAGCGTGTGGTGGAAGCCTGTAAGTACGTGGGCGTTCACGACTACATCCTGGGCCTGGAACACGGCTATCAGACCGAGGTGCGTGAACGTGGCGCCACACTGAGCACAGGCCAGAAGCAGCTGCTGGCTTTCGCCCGCGCTTTGATCCAGAACCCGGACATCCTGCTTGTACTGGACGAGGCCACCGCCAACGTGGACACCGAAACCGAGCTGCGCATTCAGGCCGCCCTGGAAAAGGTCATGCGGGGCCGTACCAGCATCATCATTGCCCACCGCCTCAGCACCATTGAGCACTGTGACCGCATTGTCGTGATGCGCAAAGGCCGCATCGTGGAACAGGGCAGCCACCGCCAGCTGCTGGACAAGGGCGGCTACTACGCCCGGCTGCACCGGCTTCAGTACGCGCAGGGGGATGCAGCGGACTGA